In Ammospiza caudacuta isolate bAmmCau1 chromosome Z, bAmmCau1.pri, whole genome shotgun sequence, the genomic stretch AAGGGCAAGTCCATTGGAAAAGGCAGTGGTGACAATGCCATAGTCACCAGCAATCCCATGACAGTTCAACAGCTGGGACCTCTTTCACCTTCAGCGAATCAGCTTTCAACAGCATGCAGCCAGATCAGCCCTAGCTTACACAGGTCTATGGATGCTTCCAGCCTGAGTGCTTCTCCATCAGATACAAGGTCCTCAATTACCTTTTTATATTTAGTACTTTAAAAGGAGGGGGTTTTAATTCTTCCTTAATTACAATGCAACATTTCCGGttattaaaatcagaaaattctCTGTTATGCCATGGGAAGTTGAATTCCATGCAATTTAATTCAGATCAACTATAATCGTGCTTCATGTTTGGATCATTCCATTCAAATAACGGGTGAAATTTGGCCACACAAAATCTGTGTATAATAGGACTTTTGTATTAAATAAAAGCTGTTTTATAGTTGCAAGCTAGATTTTTGTGCTTGGTATAGGAAGTGTTATGGGGGATGAAAGCAGAAATAGTCCACATGTTACATCTACATAGTGCTAAGTGTGCCATGTTGGTGTCTTTCAAATAACATCAAGGACAGTCAAAAAAACCATAAATGCTCAGCACATGTTCCTCTCTCCTCATCAAATGCACTTGCTTTCAAATGGCTTGTTTACCATCTGATAATTAATCAGATCAAGTGTCCttgaaaatttgttttccttgaaaATTGTTATGTAGGTAAAGAAAGCAATGACCACTTCCTGTAAATGTTACCTTTTTATATCACTACCCCACAGATAaagatttattaattaattttaaatgcttaaaTAAGTTTAGAGATTATGACTTTGAGTTTTGTCAGCAAACATGAATTAGAGGAAAACAGGTTTTTGAGAGCCACCCTATAAGTACATTAGGCACATACCTGGATGTTAAAAATACAGTGAGAAAATATTCTAGTGTATTATTTTGGAATCTACATTCCCCATTGCCTATTGAGTTGAAATGTAGTTTTTATTTACAAAAGACAATAAGAGTCTTTTTTCTCAAAGCAGTTTACATTTACTGTGTTGCGTTATTACAAGCCAAGGGACATTcctgaaataattaaaattgatACTTTGCAAATGGAATAAAACCTCGCTTTACTCTTAAgataatttttaacatttctgtcACTTTAGTTGTGAAGACTGAGCCCCCTGGGAAAATTTACAAAATTAATTATGCTTCCTATGTAGACATGTCAGCAAAAACCATTCAATGCTAAGATGATGACACGTGACAAATCCAAATAGATGCTTTTCAGATCAAATAAAACTGATActagaaaaatataattacatACATACAATTGTTACATACTTAAGTTTTAGGTGTGCCTATGTGGCTCCAAATACTCAATGTGTGGTTGGATGTATCATGTCAGTACTGAGTTATACAGTTTTGATTTCATTTCAAAGAAACATTTACTAAGGGCAAACTCAAGTTGAAACTCTGGAAGAATCAAGGCTGTGGTGTCCCTAGAGTACCTTTTAATGATTTATCAATGAAGGTGTTATAAAATAAGTTTATCATACAAAGAATGtcaatttcagcaatttttacCTCAATTTGTTTGATAGGGCAAAGCAAGTTTAAAGTCAGATTCCATCTCACATTGTCAAAACAGTGTGGGgtttctttctttgtgttttttgggGAGGTTGATTATTTGTTGTTCAGTTTTGagcttttttgggtttttctgatTAAATTTCTTAAACTATGAACTGCTTTTGCCTAAATGAAATTGACTGGTTCTTCCTGGGCAGAGTGCTTTTTCTGGATTTTATCTCTCAGGCACTGTGAACTGTGTTCTGGCAGCTCAACCCTAACCAGATTATTTGTTGAATTTACCAAAGCTGAAGTgaattttcttgatttttacTGATGGAAGAAAGAAATCAGTTGACAAAATGAGAGTTTTGCTACACACAGCATCAGATTCTAGTGTACAGACCATGGAGGGTAAAACCTTCCCCATATTTTTTGAGTTTCTGCAGTTTCTGTTTTGGAGTATTCAGTTGTGTTGCATCAAACCAGATGTGTATGATAGGACTTTTTTAATAGATAAAGGCTGTTTTATAGTCACAAACTAGATTTTTGTACTCAGTATAGGAAGTGTTatggaggatgaaagcagaaatAGTCCACATGTTACATCCATGCCATTTGCTTTGATGAAAGTCAAAAAACGACCTAGGAAAGAGCAAAGGGTTCTTGACTGGTAAATAGAAGACcataaaaagagagaaaaacataattttcccTATTCCATGTTTATGTTCAGGATTCTGGATTATATGGCCTCTGTACACAAAGGGAGAATACAATGTAATTGAAAAGTAATCTCTTGTAAATGGTAATGAAAGAGCTGGTCCAAACTCAAGCCCGTTTAGTTTACAATAAGCAGATGCAGCAATTAATACCATCTGAGATTCTGGCACCCTGATAGATCTGGTCCCTCATTTTCATATTAGGtgtatttattttcctcctaTTAGAAAGCTACTCAGTTACAGTAGTGGCTGAACTTTGAATAAATCTTCACTTTTTGGGGAGCTGGaatttttattagtttttgAATTTAGATGCTGAAGTGCTGCAGCTTCTTCAGAATAGCTTGCTTTTGCTTATTGTATACTTGAAATTCTGGgccagctttttatttttgccctATTATGagacttttaaaaaacagtttttcttcaGATTCACTGATGGATATGCCCCTTTTGTGTTAGGCATTAGTAGTTTTTTGTATGACACTGGTTATACTATACATCTGCTTAAAACTCTTGTCAGTACAAAAATAGGCTTTTTATTGATGCAcgatttctttttctttattcataaaagagaaaacaaaaatttaaagaaaacctGGCAGAACACCCCTACCCTCTCCTGACATTTTCTAGGTGTGAATTGTAGCATGGAGAAATCAAACCTTGCTTGTCTTGCTGTGTTGAAAACTGTGGATCTGTGTTTGGGGTCACAACATGCTAGCACGATTTAATCGCCCTATAATGGACTGTCCTTTAACAAAGCCCCTTGACAACAGCCTAAATCAACTTTTTCACAGTCATCCTTTTAGATCCAAATGACACACAAGGCTGGCCTGATGGAGCAGtctcatttttctcatttctcccATTGCAAATTGTAGTCAGCATGCTAGTTGTGCTTTTTGTCTGTAGTCAGTTTTGCGAGTGCCATTCAAACCCTGATGGGAGTCACGTAAGGTCCGTGACAGTACCCTGCCCTGACATTGAATCAGAACAGGACGTTTCTTATTCTGACACAGCAGATCAACCGTGCATGGCAGAGCAACTCTCTTGCGCAAAGGGGCGTTTAACTGCTCTCCCACTGGTCACCACGGCAAGGCTTGCTGCTCTTTTAAGCTGCGTTTTCCCTGTTTGTGAGCTGTCTTACAGATACAGCGCCTGCAGACTGCTTCCTCTCTCTCTCGGGCTGTGCCAAGCTTCCCCTCCAGTGTCCTTGATCCATCATTGAAATTCCGTGCTTCTTCAAAACTGTGTCgttaaaataataaaccaaataATTAATTCTCAAAACATAAGATGTAGAGGCTTCTGGGAGATTGTCAGGTTTATCTAGATACATAACCAGTTCTTTCTATAGTAAGAGCTCCTTGAAAATAGAAATTTATATACTGATAGCACCACTAGCTGGTAGGAAATACAAATCTGCCTGGGTGTGAACTGGAAACAAAGAATTAAATCCAGTTAACCTTCATCCAGCATTTACAGCTATGACTCAGGGCCCTTAATGccccttttatttcctttttatcccTTTCTGTAGAAAACAATACTTTTAAGGGCCTATATATTGAGGGTTTTCAAGCTATCCAAAGAATATTTGCAGGATAAAGAAGTTCCCTAATATCTCTCTGAAAAATGCTTGATAACAGCAAGATTAcacttttctgaaaatttttgATTGCTGAGTTGGAGGCAGATACCTCTTCAAATCAAATATAGAAAACCTCTTCAACCAGTTCTCCTACATTACTCATTTATTTCGTTTGTTTTATGAAGTTAGATATTATCTGTATTTGTAAACTTGATATATAAAACTTCTGAAGGGAAGTATTTGTATATATTACAATTGAAAAAGTCATTGTAATACAGGTTGAATATCCATTCTCTTTGGATTcgttttctttctgttttttacaAGCAAAAACAATAGATGACTTAAGTCATTATGGGTTTCCATAGAAGGCAGGAAGGCTTTGGCTTCAGAAGTCCACACCTATTTACACCACAACTGATGAAAAGACATGCAGTAATTTCTGCAGTGGTGGATCAAGAGGCTTTACAGTAACTTTCTTTCAAAATCTTGAAGTTTTAAAGTTGGCTTCCTAAGTGACCTTTTTACATGTATATCGCCTTTGTATAACTACTGGTACATTAACTGAGTGTCCTAAACTTGAGCACCTAGTATTAGGGAGAGCTTTTCTCACATGTAGCCTTTCCTTAATTTTAATCATGCGTGTGAAGGTAAAAGATCTACTTCTGAATTGTCTAACTGCTTACTTTATTGTACCTTTATTTCAGGTCACTCTTGTCATGTGAGACTCTGGCCTCTACAACATTAAGCTTGTCAGAAGGTCACTCCCCTCTGAGTGTTGAACAAGAGTGGTCACATAGGTACAGGACACTTTCTTCTGTTCCTCCTGACCATGGTTTACAAAATGGCAGTGAGCTGGGGGACTTCATAAATTTTTCGCCTGAAGCATCTACATCCAGTGACTCATTACCATCCTACTTATATGGCATGGAAAATAAGAATTCCCCTTACTCTAGTCCTTGCCAGTCCTCAGTCTGGTGTCAATCAGCCCGCTCCAAAAAGAGAGCACTCTCTGTATCTCCTCTGTCTGACGGCATTGGGATCGAGTTCAATACAATCATTCGTACGTCCCCAACTTCTCTGGTGGCCTACATCAACAGCTCCAGGGCATCGCCAGCAAACGTCTCCCCACAGCCTGAGGTCTATGGACATTTTTTGGGAGTGAGAGGAAGCTGTATACCACAAAACTGCTCTGTTTCAGCTGCCCAGAAAGGCTTCCACATGGCGAATGGCGGTGTCACCTTTCCAGGATATGTTGAGAACGGGACAGGTGAGTACCAGCGgatgcagcagctggagcaagCCAGCTTGCAGATGGTTGCCACAAATAACATGGTGATCCAGCAGGGTGTGCTGCCCATGGACAGCCATGCAATAGATGTCCTGAAAAACAAGCAGCTGGGTGACTTCTTGGGCCCTGTTGTTGACATGCCTCTTTCAGCCGTGGTGCTGCCACCGCCTCCTCCACAGGGCCCACCCCCGCCGTACCACGCTCACCAGCGCCGGCCCCCGCACGGCCTCCCCGGCCACGTGCCCGCGCTGCCGGCTCTGCCTCCGGCCCCAGGCGCCCCGCTGCAGGAAGATGGAGAGCTGGAGGATTTCAATGGCAAGCATGGCTGTTGCTGGGTTGACTGTGGGAAGCTGTATGACCATCAGGAGGAGCTTGTGCGGCACATAGAGAAGATCCACATAGACCAGAGGAAGGGAGAAGACTTTACCTGCTTCTGGGCAGGGTGCCCTCGAAGGTTCAAGCCATTTAATGCTCGTTACAAACTGCTGATTCACATGAGAGTCCACTCAGGAGAGAAGCCAAACAAATGCACAGTGAGTCTGAGCTCTGTCTTTCTTAACAATGAAAGGCTCTCTATTACTTAGGAAAATAGAGCGAAGTTGTAATTCTGCCTTTGCTTCTCCCATTTAATGGTGTACTTCTTGAGCTAGTCTGTGAGAATGAAATGACTGTTCCATCTTCCCACCtaaacagaaaggaaaggtgTTCTTTAATTTGGTACATACCAACAGATAGGATTAGGTGAAAAAACAAATTGTGTTCTCTACATTTATAAACTTTTATTGTAGACTGCAACAAGTGACATGGTAAACGTTCATAATGCAAAACTGAGGCACAGTCAGTACTTAAGTATTTGCATGAAGGATGCATGCAGGAAAAGTGCTGCAGAATAAATGTCACAATTTATCCTGAGAGATTCTTGCATCATATAACACCTTTTTGACTTGAGGAATTTTCAAGACTTTCCATAATGTTACCACAAGAAACTGAGAAGTGTTGAGCATTTTTTAAGGCAGTTGTTTGTTCTACTactaaaaaccaaacccacataCCTGTTTCCATTAGTACATTAGGAATAAATCccataataatttttcttttcacagatTCTGTCAGTGAGCATTCAACCCCTGAAGTCATGTTTTTCTATCAAGAAAAATTTCTTAGGGTCACTGCAAGTCAGTCTAACACATAGGTAGTCACATGGGTTAATAATCTGGCTGTAAGCAGTTTGTGCTTGGTCTCTAGTGCACCATCTATAATCTCTGTAATACAGATTCTTGAACTGCCTTACATATAGTCTGTATTTTGCGTGACCATGAGCTTAACCTTACTAAGTGCTTATTTAGTGTTGTCAGACAGCAACCTCAGTTTTGAGTTTGCAGCATAAATTATGATGGATATATAATTTCTAGGAATAACCGCTGATTAAAAAACATATGTTTTCATGTGgtgaaatttaaattaatgcTTGGAGTCCATATCAGTGTATGTGTtgctgaataatttttttttagcatgATGTAGATGTTTGCTTGTACAGTTAAGAGAAAAAGTCTGtttcttttacttttgttttttcaaaggGCTAGCATCCTGCAGGATAGAGTGGATATCTTTCCAGATTTCTGTCCTTTTCCATCCACATTTAAAGAATCTAGTAGAGATTGTGTTGTGATGCTAGAAAGGCTTTTTATCCTTCCCTTTTGTCACACCAGAGTCTTAACTCAGGCTCTCTGCTTTGTGAATATTTTTGTAAATTCCATAATATTCtctttctgctctctgtgtATATTGGATAAGGGTATACCATTAATTTCAGTTCTTCCCCAAGGATTTCTCATCACCTTTATGGGAAGAgagagaatgagaaaaaaaaattactatgagtcaagaaagtaatttttcaagGTAATATCACGTGTAATTAAAGATAAGAAGACAGACATCAGCGGATGAGTAAGGACAGACAACAGGATGAGGAAAGAGGATAGGAATGATGAAAGAGCACTGAAAAAGAGTAAATCCAGAAACCCAAGGTCTTTAAAATAGATGAATTATGATGAAGGATCCTGTGATACTGGAGAAAACACTGTGTTGGTAATCCACTAAACTCGTTGCCCTCCCTGTTCAGAAAGGGTGCTTACAATGACCTCCTGATTATAAAGCCTCCTTGAGGCATCCTTAGCTTTGAAGATCATTCACTGATGATAAGTAATGTGTGAGTGGATAAGGTATTTCTTATGATGAACTTTTTGAGATTACTAAGCCAAAACTAAAGTGCACACCAAGTCTTGCTGTGTCACCAAAACATGAGGTGTCGAatcattgttttttaaagtgtgTTTAACATTACTGAACTGAAGCAAGCATTGCTGGATAGCTCCAAGAAGTTTGTGTATCAGAAGCAGTGCCCACATACTTACCTTTCCTTCCTGCTGAGAATTgtaattaaatggaaaaatactgAGCATGATATGATAACCCTTATAATGTGAGTGTAAATCTGGAACATACGTCCCCTTTCTTGGAATAAGCAAGCAAAAATGGCATTCTTTAGCACGGTTTGAATGAAACATCTTGATGCTTTATTCCTTTACCATTTCACAAATCGTGCGATTTTGGAAAAATGTATTTGGCTTTCTAATGTCCGGCAGCCATACTTTCTTGATATATTTAGAAAATTTACTTCAGTCAAACATCATACCTTTCTCACCAAGCAGTGAAATTTGCAAACATATCCATGCCATGTAAGGTTTCAAACTGAGATTTTAAGTGAGGTATTTGAGAGAACATCTTGGGCAAGATGATAATAAAGAATGGCTtccaaattaataaaaaaattacactaaagaaatctgaaaattttCACTGAACCTCTACAAATTTATGCTTTTAAgtacaaaatcaaaacaattgATTTATAATATTTTTGGTCCATTTCGAATCTttctataatttattttctggttcTAGGTGTAGCATGCCTGTTTCTCTGAAATTACTGAAACTAATAGGCTGTATGTCCACTGTATTTTGCAGTCTAGTAAGAGAAGTCCAGTAGACcaagcaggaaaagggaaggaaaagtggCAGGAATACAACTGTTATATTAATGAACCAGATTTACTGTAAAGAATGTGACAGAAGTATTAAGTCATGGAGAAGAGCCGTCTTAATGTAATCTATCAAGACATCCTGTAATCAAAGGCAGGCGCGGTTGCACCCGTCATCGTACTGCCATCACACTCTAATCTTTGTGTAATCTTTGTGCACGTGTTGGTGGTTCAAGAACAACAGTTTGCAAGACACAATcttcttcttaaaaaaagactggatgtggcacttgctgccatgatctagttgaacagttagaacatcggctggactagatgatcttataggtctcttccagtcttgaaaattctgtgattctgtgattctcatTGAGCAGAAATTGCCGTGGGTCCTAGGAAATATACTTGTCATGTCAGTATATTTACTTGTCAGTGTTGTTTATCTCTGTACTGCTGAGCATTGAAGGTGTATTGTTACACGTTCTGCTGTGCATCCCTGAGGATTGCTGTGATATACAGTGAGCTTTACATCAGCAAGATTCATGagatttcagtaatttttaagGTGAAGGTTACTTCTATGTTGTATTGTAATAATAGTAGAGATAACATGAAATTAGATATACAACTTCATAAGCTGAACTTCGTAACATAATTTTATTCTTCTCTGTTACTGTTTTGTGCCAATGAAGTCATGTAGTTCAGAATAGACTTGCAGAACAGCTAGGACTTCAATACTTTATATGCCTATCTTTAAAACCAGAACCATGCTTATAGTTAAAATCAGAGTCAAGTGACCTCAGCATTTGTTTTGCCGCATCTGAgttaatatatatttatctatGTAACAAAAATTTAGGGCAATTTTAAACTAAAGCTGCAAGTGATATTTTACTCTTTAGTTCCTGCTTGTTCTAGATGAGCTGTCTTCTTTGATTCTGTAAGATAAAAGTGTTGGAGGgtgaataataataaaatatcagCACATAAAAATATGTGACAATCAGGATAATCAGATCCAAACTTAAAGAATTTGTTTGGAATAGCAAGTCTTTAAATAGCTATAAAAATGCATTGGGCTCCCTTACTGTTCATTAAACATCTTGCATGTTCTATTCTAACTTACATCACCCAGGAAGCATTCTTCTTTTCAGTGAACAGGTTTAGTGACTAGAAAAATTATTCAcgatataataataataataataataataataataataataataataagtatTTAGTGTCTGCTCCTAAGCTTCTTCATATGAAGTAGATATAGTGTGTTCTAATGTGTTGTATTTATCTATTAGT encodes the following:
- the GLIS3 gene encoding zinc finger protein GLIS3, which gives rise to MTVQQLGPLSPSANQLSTACSQISPSLHRSMDASSLSASPSDTRSLLSCETLASTTLSLSEGHSPLSVEQEWSHRYRTLSSVPPDHGLQNGSELGDFINFSPEASTSSDSLPSYLYGMENKNSPYSSPCQSSVWCQSARSKKRALSVSPLSDGIGIEFNTIIRTSPTSLVAYINSSRASPANVSPQPEVYGHFLGVRGSCIPQNCSVSAAQKGFHMANGGVTFPGYVENGTGEYQRMQQLEQASLQMVATNNMVIQQGVLPMDSHAIDVLKNKQLGDFLGPVVDMPLSAVVLPPPPPQGPPPPYHAHQRRPPHGLPGHVPALPALPPAPGAPLQEDGELEDFNGKHGCCWVDCGKLYDHQEELVRHIEKIHIDQRKGEDFTCFWAGCPRRFKPFNARYKLLIHMRVHSGEKPNKCTFEGCKKAFSRLENLKIHLRSHTGEKPYLCQHPGCQKAFSNSSDRAKHQRTHLDTKPYACEIPGCTKRYTDPSSLRKHVKAHSSKDQQVRKKLRSSSEIGQDILNDCLAIQPLRPVLSPQDAVDNTMGHSPGSACDIYPAAVIPSTQINQSGAAAGAVSLPHPSSHSSPGQSIQGSPLHPPQVPLLTAADSERFVAPAPSHHISPQRMSIQHPVMQRQTPQPPQVPQLAGMPLKTYQQAQSPSFQPNALHIQGFYGQLQTFCPPHYADTQKNIQDSVSCNMVPPVDCSALPSAGQGGLGIFHGSFSDHSGIKVYDFPAGSVDTFDDSACSMPEDSSFLQVNAVDRCSSQLSSVYTEG